The sequence ACCCTGGTGGGGGACGCAGTGTACAGCGATGAGCAGTCCAAGTTCACCTGCAACACCCTGCAGCCCGGCTGCAACACCGTCTGCTATGACACCTTCGCCCCCGTCTCACACCTGCGCTTCTGGGTCTTCCAGATCGTCTTGGTCTCCACGCCGTCCATCTTCTACATCGTTTACGTCCTGCACAAGATCGCCAAGGATAAGAAGCTGGAGGTCCAGAAGGGGCAGGTGATGGCTGAGCGGACCTCCAAAAAGGTGTTTGGACAGCTGGTGAGGAAAGGGCTGGAGAACATGGAGACTGGTATGTCCACCTACTGCCCTGGATACAGAGAGGAGTGGGGTGGTCAGGAAGGGGAGGGGGTGGAGCAGAGCCTGCTAGAGGAGGACTatggagaggtaggggaggaccCAACTCAGCTGTCCAGCCAGGTGCTGCTAATATACATCCTGCATGTGCTGCTACGCTCCGTCATGGAGATCACCTTCCTGTTGGGGCAGTACTACCTGTTTGGCTTCGAGGTGCCCCAACTGTACCGCTGTGAGACCTACCCCTGCCCCACCCGCACAGACTGCTTTGTGTCACGTGCCACCGAGAAGACTATCTTTCTCAACTTCATGTTCAGCATTAGCGTGGGCTGCTTTGTGCTCAACATCGCAGAGCTGCACTACCTGGGCTGGGTCTACATCTTCCGCGTACTGTGCTCCGCTTGCTCCACCTGCTTCCAGCCCGAGAGCCACCCTGTGGGGCTGTACAACCACCACAACCCTCTGCTGCTGCAGCTCAAACACTCTCTGAGGGGCAGGCTGGTCCTGCAGACTCCCACGCCCATGGCCCAGGAGAAGGCTGGGGGCCACCTTCTCACTCACGTCCCAGCCATCTCCTTTGAGACCAACTCTACTGTGGAGTGCACCTCCAAGAGGACTCCGGAAGAAAGGGACCGGGTGAAGGTTAAACTGGCCAACATGGAGTTGATGGGAAGGATCAAGAAGTCTTGGCTGTGAAATGCCCATTATGTGTGATTATCGAATTTAGCATTTTCCACTTTTGAAACAACAATGGGAAAGACAGGGTTTAAAGCATAGGTAGCTCAGATTGGGCTTTTGGAAAAATTGGGAGAATGAAAGTGCACTCCTGATTCAGAGAGAAAGGTCCAGCTTAATCATCCATACCATTGTTTAAATTACATAAAAGAACATTCAAACTGTTCCTGAGTTTCGAAAGACAGAGAAAGGAAAACATCATTATCTTCAGTCTGTTCACACCTGT comes from Salvelinus alpinus chromosome 21, SLU_Salpinus.1, whole genome shotgun sequence and encodes:
- the LOC139548184 gene encoding gap junction delta-2 protein-like, translated to MGDWSILGRFLSEVQNHSTVIGKIWLTMLLIFRILLVTLVGDAVYSDEQSKFTCNTLQPGCNTVCYDTFAPVSHLRFWVFQIVLVSTPSIFYIVYVLHKIAKDKKLEVQKGQVMAERTSKKVFGQLVRKGLENMETGMSTYCPGYREEWGGQEGEGVEQSLLEEDYGEVGEDPTQLSSQVLLIYILHVLLRSVMEITFLLGQYYLFGFEVPQLYRCETYPCPTRTDCFVSRATEKTIFLNFMFSISVGCFVLNIAELHYLGWVYIFRVLCSACSTCFQPESHPVGLYNHHNPLLLQLKHSLRGRLVLQTPTPMAQEKAGGHLLTHVPAISFETNSTVECTSKRTPEERDRVKVKLANMELMGRIKKSWL